A genome region from Streptomyces pratensis includes the following:
- a CDS encoding MoaD/ThiS family protein produces MSVKVRIPTILRTYTGGQAEVPAEGATLSEVIASLEANHPGIGARVLDDQGKLRRFVNVYVNDDDVRFEGGLDAATPDGAGVSIIPAVAGG; encoded by the coding sequence ATGAGCGTCAAGGTCCGTATCCCCACCATCCTCCGCACCTACACGGGCGGTCAGGCCGAGGTCCCGGCCGAGGGGGCGACCCTCTCCGAGGTCATCGCGTCCCTGGAGGCGAACCACCCGGGCATCGGCGCCCGCGTCCTGGACGACCAGGGCAAGCTGCGCCGCTTCGTCAACGTGTACGTCAACGACGACGACGTGCGCTTCGAGGGCGGACTGGACGCGGCGACCCCGGACGGCGCCGGTGTCTCGATCATCCCGGCCGTCGCCGGAGGCTGA